One segment of Deinococcus sp. Leaf326 DNA contains the following:
- a CDS encoding nucleotidyltransferase family protein: MNDADFLAAVRRNPVNAAILERLPLLEERAPQLHLVAGALFGTVWNVSRNLPPTHGVRDYDLFYWHPDTSYEAEDAVIRYAAGLFADLGAPIEVRNQARVHLWFPAHHGLSRPAIGSAREGIRQFLVECTCVGVDAGGEVYAPCGLDDLAAGVLRPNPLNHTPTLYAAKAASYRERWPWLREGAPRPPGDQASASASSSAAASITSRKARTDS; the protein is encoded by the coding sequence ATGAACGATGCCGACTTTCTGGCCGCCGTGCGCCGCAACCCCGTGAACGCGGCGATCCTGGAACGGCTACCCCTGCTCGAAGAACGCGCGCCGCAGTTGCATCTGGTCGCCGGAGCCCTGTTCGGCACGGTCTGGAACGTCAGCCGGAACCTGCCGCCCACGCACGGCGTCCGCGACTACGACCTCTTCTACTGGCATCCCGACACGAGCTATGAGGCCGAGGACGCGGTCATCCGCTACGCGGCCGGGCTGTTCGCCGACCTGGGCGCTCCCATCGAGGTCCGCAACCAGGCGCGCGTCCACCTGTGGTTTCCGGCGCACCACGGCTTGAGCCGCCCGGCCATCGGCAGCGCGCGCGAGGGCATCCGGCAGTTTCTGGTCGAATGTACCTGCGTCGGCGTGGACGCGGGCGGCGAGGTCTATGCCCCCTGTGGCCTGGACGACCTCGCCGCCGGAGTGCTGCGGCCCAATCCGCTCAACCACACCCCGACCCTGTACGCCGCCAAGGCGGCCAGCTACCGCGAACGCTGGCCCTGGCTGCGCGAGGGCGCGCCCCGCCCGCCGGGAGATCAGGCCTCGGCTTCGGCCAGTTCCTCGGCGGCGGCGAGCATCACGTCGCGGAAGGCGCGCACCGATTCCTGA
- the ppk1 gene encoding polyphosphate kinase 1, with protein MTTVPAEVSDLSATPEAPATKKAVRRTSRKARKAAVPGDRLRTLSTVANAESRYLNRELSWLAFNERVLAEARDTRNPPLERLKYAAICGSNLDEFFMVRVAGVHRQIAAGVMVPGPDGLKPRETLTLVRERTHDMLREIEKAARHALRELQEAGVRMTRVADLGKRARAQLREHYFAEIQPVLTPLVVDPSHPFPYLSNLSLNLGVLLGSDEGEEPDFARVKIPVGVLPRVVAVGDQLLMLEDVIAAHIGELFKGRRVLRAHLFRVTRNTDYEFEEEEAEDLLATIEDGLRRRRFGSAVRLEVIRDTPQDILDFLREKLRLAAEDLFLLEGPLGTADLMGLPINRPDLAFPDFTPAVADLDGDEEDGIFDTLGRGDVILHHPYDSFVNVLNFLEEAARDPQVLAIKQTLYRTGDDPKLLGALRMAAENGKQVVAMIELKARFDEQRNISWARKLERAGAHVVYGVAGLKTHAKVSMVVRREPGGLRRYVHIGTGNYNAKTARLYTDLSLLSADTDLGADVAELFNHLTGYAEAEYTHLLVAPETARTGFEALLEREAEHARAGREAWARIKVNQLTDPGMVEALYRASEAGVKIEMIIRGVCCLRPGMPGLSQTIRVRSLLGRYLEHARVFAFGNGGSPEVYFGSADWMSRNLDRRVEVIAPVLEDRHRDAFLKILATEWSDQRGSWELCSDGEYEKEPGDLSAQQTFADARHPV; from the coding sequence GTGACTACCGTGCCTGCCGAAGTGTCCGACCTGTCCGCCACGCCCGAAGCGCCCGCCACGAAAAAGGCGGTTCGCCGCACGTCCCGCAAGGCCCGGAAGGCGGCCGTGCCGGGCGACCGGCTGCGGACCCTGAGCACCGTCGCCAACGCCGAGAGCCGTTATCTCAACCGCGAGCTGTCGTGGCTGGCGTTCAACGAGCGGGTGCTGGCCGAGGCCCGCGACACGCGCAACCCGCCGCTGGAGCGCCTGAAGTACGCGGCCATCTGCGGCAGCAACCTCGACGAGTTCTTCATGGTGCGCGTCGCCGGCGTTCACCGCCAGATCGCCGCTGGGGTCATGGTGCCCGGCCCCGACGGCCTGAAGCCGCGCGAGACGCTGACCCTGGTCCGTGAGCGGACCCATGACATGCTGCGCGAGATCGAGAAGGCGGCCCGGCACGCCCTGCGTGAGCTGCAGGAGGCGGGCGTGCGCATGACGCGTGTCGCGGATCTGGGCAAGCGGGCGCGGGCGCAGCTGCGCGAGCATTACTTCGCCGAGATTCAGCCGGTGCTGACGCCGCTGGTCGTGGACCCCAGCCATCCCTTTCCTTACCTCAGCAACCTCAGCCTGAACCTGGGTGTGCTGCTCGGGTCGGACGAGGGCGAGGAACCCGATTTCGCGCGGGTCAAGATTCCGGTCGGCGTGCTGCCGCGCGTGGTGGCGGTGGGCGACCAGCTCCTGATGCTCGAAGACGTGATCGCCGCGCATATCGGCGAGCTGTTCAAGGGGCGCCGGGTGCTGCGCGCGCACCTGTTCCGCGTGACGCGCAACACCGATTACGAGTTCGAGGAAGAGGAGGCCGAGGACCTGCTCGCCACCATTGAGGACGGGCTGCGCCGGCGCCGCTTCGGCTCGGCGGTGCGCTTGGAGGTCATCCGCGACACGCCGCAGGACATCCTGGACTTCCTGCGCGAGAAGCTGCGCCTCGCCGCCGAGGACCTGTTCCTGCTCGAAGGCCCGCTGGGCACCGCCGACCTGATGGGCCTGCCCATCAACCGCCCTGACCTCGCCTTCCCCGACTTCACGCCGGCCGTGGCCGACCTCGACGGCGACGAGGAGGACGGCATCTTCGACACGCTGGGGCGCGGCGACGTGATCCTGCACCACCCCTACGACTCGTTCGTGAACGTCCTGAACTTTCTGGAGGAGGCGGCGCGCGACCCGCAGGTGCTGGCGATCAAGCAGACGCTCTACCGCACCGGGGACGACCCCAAGCTGCTCGGCGCGCTGCGCATGGCGGCCGAGAACGGCAAGCAGGTCGTCGCCATGATCGAACTCAAGGCCCGCTTCGACGAGCAGCGCAACATCTCCTGGGCGCGCAAGCTGGAGCGTGCCGGGGCGCACGTGGTGTACGGCGTGGCCGGCCTCAAGACCCATGCCAAGGTCTCGATGGTGGTGCGGCGCGAACCCGGCGGCCTGCGGCGCTACGTGCACATCGGCACCGGCAACTACAACGCCAAGACCGCGCGGCTCTACACTGACCTGAGCCTGCTCTCGGCCGATACCGACCTGGGCGCCGACGTGGCCGAGCTGTTCAACCACCTCACCGGCTATGCCGAGGCCGAGTACACCCACCTGCTCGTGGCTCCCGAGACGGCCCGCACCGGGTTCGAGGCGCTGCTGGAGCGCGAGGCCGAGCACGCCCGCGCCGGGCGCGAGGCCTGGGCGCGCATCAAGGTCAACCAGCTCACCGATCCCGGCATGGTCGAGGCGCTGTACCGCGCGTCCGAGGCGGGCGTGAAGATCGAGATGATCATCCGCGGCGTGTGCTGCCTGCGCCCCGGGATGCCGGGCCTTTCGCAGACCATCCGCGTCCGCAGCCTGTTGGGGCGCTACCTGGAACACGCGCGGGTGTTCGCCTTCGGCAACGGCGGAAGCCCCGAGGTGTATTTCGGCAGCGCCGACTGGATGAGCCGCAACCTCGACCGCCGCGTTGAGGTCATCGCGCCCGTGCTCGAAGACCGGCACCGCGACGCCTTCCTCAAGATTCTGGCGACCGAGTGGAGCGACCAGCGCGGCAGCTGGGAGTTGTGCAGCGACGGCGAATATGAGAAAGAGCCGGGCGATCTCAGTGCACAGCAGACCTTCGCCGACGCCCGGCACCCGGTCTAG
- a CDS encoding amino acid ABC transporter permease, protein MDDLLTGFRTIFSGEYPALLLSGLGLTLAVSLCALGVSVVLGTLLGVARVFRLPVLGTLGNAYVEVVRGIPLIVLLSVIYYGLPALGVTLEGFPAAVLALGCYSAAYTSEIVRGGLSSVPAGQIEAARSLGLSRWQAVRHVALPQAWRVALPALGNEFVSLILGSSLASAVTLQELFSQGRYVTNATYRQFEVYAVLALVYFALTFALTRLVRALERRLGRGQTLPERRVI, encoded by the coding sequence ATGGACGACCTGCTCACCGGCTTCCGCACCATCTTCTCCGGCGAGTACCCCGCGCTGCTCCTGTCGGGGCTGGGCCTCACGCTGGCGGTGAGCCTGTGTGCGCTGGGCGTGTCGGTGGTGCTGGGGACTCTCCTGGGAGTCGCGCGGGTCTTCCGTCTGCCCGTGCTGGGGACGCTGGGCAACGCCTACGTCGAGGTGGTACGCGGCATACCGCTCATCGTGCTGCTCAGCGTCATCTACTACGGCCTGCCCGCGCTGGGCGTGACGCTGGAGGGCTTTCCGGCGGCGGTGCTGGCACTCGGCTGCTACTCGGCCGCCTACACCTCCGAGATCGTGCGCGGCGGCCTGAGCAGCGTGCCCGCCGGCCAGATCGAGGCGGCGCGCAGCCTGGGCCTGAGCCGGTGGCAGGCGGTGCGGCACGTCGCCCTGCCGCAGGCGTGGCGGGTGGCGCTGCCCGCGCTGGGCAACGAGTTCGTCAGCCTGATTCTGGGCAGCAGCCTCGCGTCGGCCGTCACCCTGCAAGAACTCTTCAGCCAGGGGCGCTACGTCACCAACGCCACCTACCGCCAGTTCGAGGTCTATGCCGTCCTGGCCCTGGTGTATTTCGCGCTGACCTTCGCGCTGACCCGGCTGGTGCGGGCGCTTGAGCGCCGGCTCGGGCGGGGGCAGACACTGCCCGAGCGGCGGGTGATCTGA
- a CDS encoding peroxiredoxin, giving the protein MLWPAPTDFVYGSPLPPPANWTRPGLVMTFNLECPGCVSRGIPFLKRLHGEFGDRVNLLAVHTSLGHRNLARGDVEPTLVRFARDFARLPFAVALDLDGSFARHWQTEGTPHWLAFAPGGELRRSVYGSQDNAQTRLQYLLEEWAGPAEG; this is encoded by the coding sequence ATGCTGTGGCCTGCCCCCACCGATTTCGTCTACGGCTCTCCCCTGCCCCCGCCGGCCAACTGGACGCGGCCGGGGCTGGTGATGACCTTCAACCTGGAATGTCCCGGCTGCGTGTCGCGCGGTATTCCTTTCCTGAAGCGGCTGCACGGTGAATTCGGCGACCGGGTGAACCTGCTGGCCGTGCATACCAGTCTCGGGCACCGCAACCTGGCGCGTGGGGACGTGGAACCGACCCTCGTCAGGTTCGCGCGGGACTTCGCCCGGCTGCCGTTCGCGGTGGCCCTCGACCTGGACGGCAGCTTCGCGCGGCATTGGCAGACCGAGGGCACGCCGCACTGGCTGGCCTTCGCGCCGGGCGGCGAGCTGCGGCGCAGTGTGTACGGCAGCCAGGACAATGCCCAGACCCGCCTGCAGTACCTGCTGGAGGAATGGGCCGGACCGGCGGAGGGATAG
- a CDS encoding ADP-ribosylglycohydrolase family protein has protein sequence MTDRRLPTLFSLAAADALGAATEFKTPQAIHARYGASFTIYQPGSVFGFAPGEATDDTQMVAATLLGYARGNGLAGVLAGLQDWLRAGPPDVGGLTREALRSGQLDGGVRAWQLGGFQGAGNGGLMRIAATWLVGLEGAALARESALVTALTHADPRCVHASVFFTAFLEALAGDAAYRDAAESGLRAMDAFDARAALLDAGLLGIDTRPAFEAFGKADRTGRAEVRARVRRGLEGHVTSQSGYVLDTLEAAVAHARADSWPASTEPAVLGGDDADTVACVVGAVAGARGLKVPEHLLPELRLGHSWPGWGRAWAATAHFPALLAEAQAAVKA, from the coding sequence ATGACCGACCGCCGACTGCCCACGCTGTTCTCGCTGGCCGCCGCCGACGCGCTGGGCGCCGCGACCGAGTTCAAGACCCCGCAGGCCATCCACGCCCGCTACGGCGCGAGCTTCACGATCTACCAGCCGGGCAGCGTGTTCGGCTTCGCGCCCGGCGAGGCCACCGACGACACCCAGATGGTCGCCGCGACCCTGCTGGGCTACGCGCGCGGCAACGGACTGGCAGGGGTGCTCGCCGGCCTGCAGGACTGGCTGCGCGCCGGTCCCCCGGATGTGGGCGGCCTGACCCGTGAGGCGCTGCGCTCCGGGCAACTCGACGGCGGCGTCCGGGCCTGGCAACTGGGCGGATTCCAGGGGGCCGGCAATGGCGGCCTGATGCGGATTGCCGCCACATGGCTGGTCGGCCTGGAGGGCGCGGCGCTCGCCCGCGAGTCGGCGCTCGTTACGGCCCTCACGCACGCCGACCCACGCTGCGTGCACGCCTCGGTGTTCTTTACGGCGTTTCTGGAGGCGCTGGCCGGGGACGCGGCCTACCGCGACGCCGCCGAGAGCGGCCTGCGGGCCATGGACGCCTTCGACGCCCGCGCCGCGCTACTGGACGCCGGGCTGCTGGGCATCGACACCCGGCCCGCCTTCGAGGCCTTTGGCAAGGCCGACCGCACGGGCCGCGCCGAGGTGCGTGCCCGCGTGCGGCGCGGCTTGGAGGGCCACGTCACCTCGCAGAGCGGCTACGTCCTTGACACGCTGGAAGCGGCGGTCGCCCACGCCAGGGCCGACTCCTGGCCGGCCAGCACGGAACCGGCCGTACTGGGCGGCGACGACGCCGACACGGTCGCCTGCGTGGTGGGGGCAGTGGCCGGCGCACGCGGGTTGAAGGTGCCGGAACACCTGCTGCCCGAGCTGCGCCTGGGTCACAGCTGGCCCGGCTGGGGCCGCGCCTGGGCCGCGACTGCCCACTTTCCAGCCCTGCTGGCAGAGGCCCAGGCCGCCGTGAAGGCCTGA
- a CDS encoding MerR family transcriptional regulator, translating into MQTTGAPTGTQTLWTVGEVAELTRLSIRTLHHYDDLGLLRPSARSEANYRLYTPADLERLRRVLTWRDLGFSLADIARLLGAGAAEERRALELQATLLTEQLRQTRQKLSAVTSLLGAARREGAPMTREELKEMFGSFDHGQYEDEVQERWGDTEAYGQSRARTEKYTKADWAQLKAEMEAINARYVALMDAGVGPDSPQAAAAAEAQRAHFDRWYYDCSPQMLRNVSDLWVGDERFTRNIDRVRPGLAAYQHAAVQAWAAER; encoded by the coding sequence TTGCAGACCACCGGCGCACCGACCGGCACGCAGACGCTATGGACTGTGGGTGAGGTCGCCGAGCTGACCCGCCTGAGTATCCGCACGCTGCACCACTACGACGACCTGGGATTGCTGCGGCCCTCGGCGCGCAGTGAGGCCAATTACCGCCTGTACACGCCCGCCGATCTGGAGCGGCTGCGCCGAGTACTGACCTGGCGCGACCTGGGCTTTTCCCTGGCCGACATCGCGCGGCTGCTCGGCGCGGGCGCGGCCGAGGAACGGCGCGCCCTGGAGCTTCAGGCCACGCTGCTGACCGAGCAGCTGCGGCAGACCCGGCAGAAACTGAGCGCCGTCACCTCCCTACTCGGCGCCGCCAGGCGCGAAGGAGCACCCATGACCAGAGAGGAACTCAAGGAGATGTTCGGCAGCTTCGACCACGGCCAGTATGAGGACGAGGTGCAGGAGCGCTGGGGCGACACCGAGGCGTACGGCCAGAGCCGGGCGCGCACGGAGAAGTACACGAAGGCCGACTGGGCACAGCTCAAGGCCGAGATGGAGGCCATCAACGCGCGCTACGTGGCCCTCATGGACGCCGGAGTGGGCCCCGACAGCCCGCAAGCGGCGGCGGCGGCAGAAGCGCAGCGGGCCCATTTCGACCGCTGGTACTACGACTGCTCGCCGCAGATGCTGCGGAACGTGTCGGACCTGTGGGTAGGCGACGAGCGCTTCACCCGCAACATCGACCGGGTCAGGCCGGGCCTGGCGGCCTACCAGCACGCCGCCGTGCAGGCCTGGGCCGCCGAGCGCTAG
- a CDS encoding multidrug efflux SMR transporter — MRAWTALLSAVGLEVFGTLSLKYTALGGLTLLGLPLGVLLTALCVGASYVLLSHAFRRIPVAVAFAVWEAAGLALVTLLGAALLGEHLTLPGVTALGGLCLGTWLLHRGTRAPAQVRA, encoded by the coding sequence ATGCGCGCCTGGACTGCGCTGCTGTCTGCCGTCGGCCTGGAGGTCTTCGGCACCCTTTCCCTGAAATACACCGCCCTGGGCGGCCTGACCCTGTTGGGGCTGCCGCTGGGGGTTCTCCTGACCGCCCTGTGTGTGGGCGCGTCCTATGTGCTGCTCTCGCACGCCTTCCGGCGCATTCCGGTGGCGGTCGCCTTCGCCGTGTGGGAGGCAGCGGGCCTCGCGCTCGTCACGCTGCTGGGCGCCGCTCTGCTGGGCGAGCACCTGACCCTGCCGGGGGTGACCGCGCTGGGAGGCCTGTGCCTGGGCACCTGGCTGCTCCACCGGGGCACCCGCGCGCCCGCCCAGGTGCGGGCATGA
- a CDS encoding xanthine dehydrogenase family protein subunit M translates to MYPAQFDYQKATSVDDALRALAENPDLKVIAGGHSLLPAMKLRLAQPPALLDVWGLEELRGIRREGDVWVVGAMTTHAEVLRSDLPLFPEVAGWVGDPMVRNRGTIGGSLAHADPSADYPAAALATGAQFVIRGLDGERMVDADHMFVGMFESAVQPGELLTQIRIPATITASVYEKFRHPASHYAIVGLALARHADGQIRAAFTGAGEKAERLPQLEERLNAGQAAGTGLVSAAGLLGDRFASADYRAHLVDVLAAKAAERLG, encoded by the coding sequence ATGTATCCAGCCCAGTTCGACTATCAGAAGGCGACCAGTGTGGACGACGCGCTGCGGGCGCTGGCCGAGAATCCCGACCTGAAGGTCATCGCGGGGGGGCACTCGCTGCTGCCCGCCATGAAGCTGCGCCTCGCGCAGCCGCCCGCCCTGCTGGACGTGTGGGGCCTGGAAGAGCTGCGCGGCATCCGCCGGGAGGGCGACGTATGGGTGGTCGGCGCCATGACCACCCACGCCGAGGTGCTGCGCAGCGACCTGCCGCTTTTTCCTGAGGTGGCGGGCTGGGTGGGCGACCCGATGGTGCGCAACCGGGGCACCATCGGCGGCTCACTGGCCCACGCCGACCCCAGCGCCGACTACCCGGCGGCGGCCCTGGCGACCGGCGCGCAGTTCGTGATCCGGGGCCTGGACGGCGAGCGCATGGTGGACGCCGACCACATGTTCGTGGGCATGTTCGAGAGCGCGGTGCAGCCCGGTGAACTCCTGACCCAGATCCGTATTCCGGCGACGATCACCGCCAGTGTCTACGAGAAGTTCCGGCACCCGGCGAGTCACTACGCCATCGTGGGGCTCGCGCTGGCCCGCCACGCTGACGGACAGATTCGCGCGGCCTTTACCGGCGCGGGCGAGAAGGCCGAGCGCCTGCCCCAGCTCGAGGAGCGCCTGAACGCCGGGCAGGCGGCAGGCACCGGGCTGGTGAGTGCGGCGGGATTGCTGGGCGACCGCTTCGCCAGCGCCGACTACCGCGCGCATCTGGTGGACGTGCTGGCAGCGAAGGCGGCCGAGCGACTGGGGTAG
- a CDS encoding SMR family transporter: MNPAPLLLALAAVLDVGANALLKKSDGFRRLGPGVLALALVLLAFGLLGVSLKTVPLATAYATWGGLGLALSALLSRRLDGTRLTPTAWAGLLLIGVSVAALHHLHG; encoded by the coding sequence ATGAACCCGGCCCCACTGCTGCTGGCCCTGGCCGCCGTGCTGGACGTGGGTGCCAACGCCCTGCTCAAGAAGTCCGACGGGTTTCGCCGCCTGGGGCCGGGGGTGCTGGCGCTGGCGCTCGTGCTGCTCGCCTTCGGGCTGCTGGGAGTCTCGCTGAAGACCGTACCGCTGGCGACCGCCTACGCCACCTGGGGCGGCCTGGGGCTCGCCCTCAGCGCACTGCTCTCGCGCCGCCTGGACGGCACCCGGCTCACGCCGACCGCCTGGGCCGGGCTGCTGCTCATCGGCGTGAGTGTGGCGGCGCTTCATCACCTGCACGGCTGA
- a CDS encoding xanthine dehydrogenase family protein molybdopterin-binding subunit, whose product MTESRTDKYVGQALKRKEDPRFITGTGNYTDDIVLHGMLHAAMVRSPYPHARITAIDKDSVADFPGVQLVLTGQDVKDAGIGSIPVGWLLPDLKTPAHPAIALEDANHVGDIVAVVIAETRAQAEDAAAALDVSYEALPSVSSAVAALEDGAPVVHDDVPGNVAFRWEIGDEAALNESFRRAHKTVKVKLRNHRLIANAIEPRASLAQFSPASGEYTLHTTSQNPHIHRLILAAFVMNIPEHKLRVISPDVGGGFGSKIFQYQEEVIVLLAAQKLGRPVKWAARRSESFVSDAQGRDHDTETEMAVDENGMMLGLRVTTVANLGAYQTLFAPAVPTYLYGTLCNGVYKMPAVHVKVTGVMTNTVPVDAYRGAGRPEATYAVERTVDVMAHELGEDPAEFRRRNFIQPDEFPYQTPVALVYDSGDYEPALDKALNMMNYPALRAEQASMKGGRKILGVGLISYLEACGLAPSALVGQLGAQAGQWESSLVRVHPTGKVELFTGSHSHGQGHETAFAQIAADELQIPIEDIELIHGDTGRMPYGWGTYGSRSAAVGGSALKMALLKVTAKAKKIAAHLLEASEEDVEHEGGVFRIKGAPGQSKSFFDVSLMAHLAHNLPADMEPGLEATAFYDPKNFVYPFGTHIAVVEIDTDTGHVKLRQYGCVDDCGPLINPLIAEGQVHGGIAQGAAQALLEDAAYDEDGSLLAGTFMEYAIPRADDMPSFLIDHTVTPSPHNPLGVKGIGEAGTIASSAAVANAVMDALWHECGIAHLDMPYTSEKVWRAVQAARGAQGQAADD is encoded by the coding sequence ATGACCGAATCCAGAACGGACAAGTACGTCGGGCAGGCCCTCAAGCGCAAGGAAGACCCGCGGTTCATCACCGGCACGGGCAACTATACCGACGACATCGTGCTACACGGCATGCTGCACGCGGCGATGGTGCGCAGTCCCTACCCGCACGCCCGCATCACCGCCATCGACAAGGACAGCGTGGCCGACTTTCCCGGCGTGCAACTGGTCCTGACCGGCCAGGACGTCAAGGACGCCGGTATCGGTAGCATTCCGGTGGGCTGGCTGCTGCCCGACCTCAAGACCCCGGCACACCCCGCCATCGCGCTGGAGGACGCCAACCACGTGGGCGACATCGTGGCGGTGGTCATCGCCGAGACGCGCGCCCAGGCCGAGGACGCAGCCGCGGCGCTCGACGTGAGCTACGAGGCCCTGCCTTCGGTGAGCAGCGCCGTAGCGGCCCTGGAGGACGGCGCGCCGGTGGTCCACGACGACGTGCCGGGCAACGTGGCCTTCCGCTGGGAAATTGGCGACGAGGCGGCCCTGAACGAGTCGTTCCGGCGCGCGCACAAGACGGTGAAGGTCAAGCTGCGCAACCACCGCCTGATCGCCAACGCCATCGAGCCGCGCGCCTCGCTCGCGCAGTTTTCGCCCGCCAGCGGCGAATACACGCTGCACACGACCTCGCAGAACCCGCACATCCACCGCCTGATCCTGGCCGCCTTCGTGATGAACATCCCCGAGCACAAGCTGCGGGTCATCTCACCGGACGTGGGCGGGGGCTTCGGCAGCAAGATCTTCCAGTACCAGGAGGAAGTGATCGTGCTGCTCGCGGCCCAGAAGCTCGGGCGGCCGGTGAAGTGGGCGGCGCGGCGCTCGGAGTCCTTCGTCAGCGACGCGCAGGGCCGCGACCACGACACCGAGACCGAGATGGCCGTGGACGAAAACGGCATGATGCTGGGCCTGCGCGTGACCACCGTCGCCAACCTGGGGGCGTACCAGACGCTCTTCGCGCCCGCCGTGCCCACCTACCTGTACGGCACGCTGTGCAACGGGGTCTACAAGATGCCGGCCGTCCACGTGAAGGTGACGGGCGTCATGACGAACACTGTGCCGGTGGACGCCTACCGCGGCGCGGGCCGGCCCGAGGCGACCTACGCCGTCGAGCGCACCGTGGACGTGATGGCGCACGAACTGGGCGAGGACCCGGCCGAGTTCCGGCGGCGCAACTTCATCCAGCCCGACGAGTTTCCGTACCAGACGCCGGTCGCGCTGGTCTATGACAGCGGCGACTACGAACCCGCCCTCGACAAGGCGCTGAACATGATGAACTACCCGGCGCTGCGGGCGGAACAGGCGAGCATGAAGGGCGGGCGCAAGATCCTGGGCGTCGGGCTGATCTCGTACCTGGAAGCCTGCGGGCTGGCTCCCTCGGCCCTGGTGGGACAACTGGGCGCGCAGGCAGGGCAGTGGGAATCGAGCCTGGTGCGCGTGCACCCGACCGGCAAGGTCGAGCTGTTCACCGGGTCGCACAGCCACGGGCAGGGCCACGAGACGGCCTTCGCGCAGATCGCCGCCGACGAACTCCAGATTCCCATCGAGGACATTGAGCTCATCCACGGCGACACGGGCCGGATGCCCTACGGCTGGGGCACCTACGGCAGCCGTTCGGCGGCGGTGGGCGGCAGCGCGCTGAAGATGGCCCTGCTGAAGGTAACGGCCAAGGCCAAGAAGATCGCCGCGCACCTCCTCGAAGCCTCCGAGGAGGACGTGGAGCACGAGGGCGGCGTCTTCCGGATCAAGGGGGCGCCCGGCCAGAGCAAGTCCTTTTTCGACGTGTCACTGATGGCCCACCTCGCGCACAACCTCCCGGCCGACATGGAACCGGGGTTGGAGGCCACCGCCTTCTACGACCCCAAGAACTTCGTGTACCCGTTCGGCACCCACATCGCCGTGGTCGAGATCGATACCGACACCGGGCACGTCAAGCTGCGGCAGTACGGCTGTGTGGACGACTGCGGCCCCCTCATCAACCCGCTGATCGCCGAGGGGCAGGTGCACGGCGGCATCGCCCAGGGCGCGGCCCAGGCCCTGCTGGAAGACGCCGCCTATGACGAGGACGGCAGCCTGCTGGCCGGCACCTTCATGGAGTACGCCATCCCGCGCGCCGACGACATGCCGAGCTTCCTGATCGACCACACGGTGACGCCCAGCCCGCACAACCCGCTGGGGGTCAAGGGCATCGGGGAGGCGGGTACCATCGCCAGCAGCGCCGCCGTGGCGAACGCGGTGATGGACGCCCTGTGGCATGAGTGCGGCATCGCGCACCTCGACATGCCCTACACGAGCGAGAAGGTCTGGCGCGCGGTCCAGGCGGCGCGCGGCGCCCAGGGACAGGCCGCCGACGACTGA
- a CDS encoding ABC transporter substrate-binding protein: MKRALLALLALTAALQTTAHASTVAEVKKKGVLVLGTDPTFRPFEFKGTDGQIQGFDVDIARAVAGDLGVRLEIRAVGFGALMPQAVTSGRVDMAMSAITITAERAKVVAFSAPYYRSAQVFIVRDGNPGKFAWPADVKGKTIGVQANTTGQYAAGDLLKPRGAVLKVYDDFAGGLADVRAGRVAALIGDAPTVTDLQKRLPGQFAQAGKALVAEDYGMVFARGSDLTAAANKTLARLKASGEYQKLLNKWIVQK; this comes from the coding sequence ATGAAGCGCGCCCTGCTCGCCCTGCTGGCCCTCACCGCGGCCCTCCAGACCACTGCCCACGCCTCCACCGTCGCCGAGGTCAAGAAGAAGGGCGTGCTCGTGCTGGGCACCGACCCGACCTTCCGTCCCTTCGAGTTCAAGGGGACCGACGGCCAGATTCAGGGCTTTGACGTCGATATCGCGCGGGCGGTCGCGGGCGACCTGGGCGTGCGGCTCGAGATCCGGGCGGTGGGCTTCGGGGCGCTGATGCCCCAGGCCGTCACCTCGGGGCGGGTGGACATGGCGATGAGCGCCATCACCATCACCGCCGAGCGCGCCAAGGTCGTGGCCTTCAGTGCGCCGTACTACCGCAGCGCTCAGGTGTTCATCGTCCGCGACGGCAATCCCGGCAAGTTCGCGTGGCCCGCCGACGTGAAGGGTAAGACCATCGGCGTGCAGGCCAACACGACCGGGCAGTACGCGGCCGGCGACCTCCTGAAGCCGCGGGGCGCGGTCCTCAAGGTCTACGACGACTTCGCGGGGGGGCTGGCCGACGTGCGCGCCGGGCGTGTGGCCGCCCTGATCGGGGACGCTCCGACCGTCACCGACCTGCAAAAGCGCCTGCCCGGCCAGTTCGCCCAGGCGGGCAAGGCGCTCGTGGCCGAGGATTACGGCATGGTCTTTGCCCGGGGCAGCGACCTCACTGCCGCCGCGAACAAGACCCTGGCCCGCCTGAAGGCCAGCGGCGAGTATCAGAAGCTGCTGAACAAGTGGATCGTGCAGAAGTAG